In Bacteroidota bacterium, one DNA window encodes the following:
- a CDS encoding HAMP domain-containing protein, with product MISLIQRKLGLKISILTNVILFIVTVIGAAFLYYQQNNLFDKQLVDKGKMASIIGAKAIGRILEEAIDNGVLTLGEVMDTNYEEIPGFDPPKFHTKYDRYTDRAFLSLQDEFLKTTDLLYAATLDVNGYLPTHNTRFSKPITGDKQKDLLGNRTKRIFKDEIGIRAQKNTQEGFLQEYPRDTGEMTWDISTPVYVKGKHWGCFRVGFALTAINQTKLRLL from the coding sequence ATGATCAGTCTAATTCAAAGAAAACTAGGTTTAAAAATTTCGATCTTAACAAATGTCATCCTTTTTATCGTAACTGTTATTGGGGCTGCTTTTTTGTATTATCAGCAAAACAATCTGTTTGATAAGCAATTGGTAGACAAGGGTAAAATGGCATCGATTATCGGTGCAAAAGCGATTGGCAGGATTCTTGAAGAAGCAATTGACAATGGTGTTCTGACACTCGGTGAGGTCATGGATACCAATTATGAGGAAATACCGGGGTTTGACCCGCCAAAATTTCACACAAAATATGACCGGTATACAGATAGAGCTTTCTTATCTCTTCAGGATGAATTTTTAAAAACCACGGATTTGTTATATGCCGCAACCTTAGATGTAAATGGATATCTTCCCACCCATAATACCCGTTTTTCAAAACCGATTACAGGGGATAAACAAAAAGACCTTTTGGGTAATAGAACCAAACGGATATTTAAAGACGAAATCGGTATTCGGGCACAAAAAAATACACAAGAGGGATTCTTGCAGGAATACCCCCGTGATACCGGGGAAATGACATGGGATATATCAACACCTGTTTATGTGAAAGGCAAGCATTGGGGATGCTTTAGAGTCGGCTTTGCCCTTACTGCAATCAATCAAACCAAACTGCGGCTGCTCAT